A region from the Anaerolineae bacterium genome encodes:
- a CDS encoding Deblocking aminopeptidase, whose protein sequence is MKTNHLSNLLKKLTSPPGLSGYEESIAQEVESLWKPLVDDLSRNRLGSVLGFRAGSAEAPRPRLMMVAHQDAIGLMVSGIKEGFLRLTEIGGVDQRILPGQLVQVHGKRTLPAVIVQPPSFLLPPEAQEGSVPLSYLWADTGLDEKEVRRWVQIGDPVSFSRNYLELGADYVCSPSLDNRASLCALTLCLQELQGRKHAWDLWAVASTQEEETLGGAATSAFQIQPHLAVVIDVTHASGPGSPSHKAYPLGKGITLGWGPTVHPRLYEAFKDLAEKLEIPYKMEAMPRYSGTDADRLQTIAEGIPTMVISLPLRYMHTPVEMVSKKDIQRAARLLAEFAATLDIDFMDKIQWDETPKS, encoded by the coding sequence ATGAAGACAAATCATCTCTCAAATCTATTGAAAAAATTGACCTCACCACCTGGTTTGTCAGGTTACGAAGAGTCTATTGCCCAGGAAGTGGAATCTTTATGGAAACCCCTGGTTGATGATCTTTCCCGCAACCGGCTGGGTAGCGTTTTGGGGTTTCGAGCGGGAAGTGCTGAAGCGCCGCGCCCGCGTTTGATGATGGTTGCCCATCAAGATGCCATTGGCTTAATGGTCAGCGGAATCAAAGAAGGTTTCTTAAGGCTGACTGAAATTGGCGGCGTTGATCAGCGAATTTTGCCGGGTCAACTGGTTCAGGTGCATGGAAAACGCACCTTGCCAGCCGTCATTGTGCAACCGCCTTCCTTTTTGCTCCCACCCGAAGCACAGGAGGGCAGTGTGCCCTTATCTTATTTGTGGGCTGATACCGGTTTAGATGAGAAAGAAGTGCGTCGCTGGGTTCAAATTGGTGATCCTGTCTCTTTTAGCCGAAACTATCTGGAACTGGGGGCAGATTATGTTTGTTCTCCTTCCCTGGATAACCGGGCTTCCCTTTGTGCGTTAACCCTCTGCTTACAGGAATTACAGGGAAGGAAACACGCCTGGGACCTTTGGGCGGTTGCCAGCACACAGGAAGAAGAAACCCTGGGCGGCGCAGCGACGTCTGCATTCCAAATCCAACCTCATTTGGCGGTGGTGATTGATGTTACCCACGCCAGTGGGCCTGGTAGTCCATCGCATAAAGCCTATCCTTTGGGCAAGGGGATTACCCTTGGTTGGGGACCTACAGTTCATCCCAGGCTCTATGAAGCTTTTAAGGATCTCGCCGAGAAGCTCGAAATTCCTTACAAAATGGAAGCCATGCCGCGTTACTCTGGGACAGACGCAGACCGTTTACAAACCATTGCCGAGGGCATCCCAACCATGGTGATCAGCCTTCCTTTACGCTATATGCACACTCCGGTTGAGATGGTTTCCAAAAAAGATATTCAGCGGGCAGCCCGCTTACTGGCAGAGTTTGCTGCTACCTTAGATATTGACTTTATGGATAAAATTCAATGGGACGAAACACCGAAATCCTGA
- a CDS encoding Autoinducer 2 (AI-2) modifying protein LsrG, translated as MVILIVSLHVKPEFVEAFKEATLENARHSLEEPGVVRFDVLQQSDDPTRFLLVEVYRTPEDPAKHKETPHYNKWREVAEPMLAEPRTRALYTNVFPADSDW; from the coding sequence ATGGTCATTCTCATCGTCTCTCTCCATGTAAAACCCGAATTTGTCGAGGCTTTCAAGGAAGCCACACTGGAGAATGCGCGCCACAGTCTGGAAGAACCGGGCGTAGTGCGTTTCGACGTACTCCAGCAAAGCGATGACCCGACTCGATTTTTACTCGTAGAGGTCTATCGCACTCCTGAAGACCCCGCCAAACACAAAGAAACCCCGCACTACAATAAATGGCGTGAAGTGGCTGAACCGATGCTGGCCGAACCTCGTACGCGGGCTTTATATACCAATGTCTTTCCAGCCGATTCAGACTGGTAA
- a CDS encoding 4-vinyl reductase, 4VR produces MKYPDLSRKYPFRWELLGDLRLGRPNMGPNTSLNAYRLMQFTLRDALEQAVGAEQTDQIFYEAGRLAGQQFYQNALKPMPELNQFIRELTLTLREWGIGILRVEKLDLDQGEIILTVSEDLDCSGLPEIDTEICVYDEGFICGLLESFTGLNFKVKEIDCWCTGDRTCRFRAEVLSPSQ; encoded by the coding sequence ATGAAGTATCCCGACCTTTCTCGCAAATATCCCTTCCGTTGGGAATTGCTCGGCGACCTGCGGCTAGGACGCCCTAACATGGGGCCAAATACCAGCTTAAATGCCTATCGTTTAATGCAATTCACGCTCCGGGATGCGCTGGAGCAAGCAGTCGGCGCAGAGCAAACCGATCAGATCTTCTATGAAGCCGGAAGGCTGGCAGGGCAACAGTTCTATCAAAATGCCCTGAAACCAATGCCTGAACTCAACCAATTCATCCGCGAACTGACCTTGACGTTGCGCGAGTGGGGAATTGGGATTCTACGGGTCGAGAAGTTAGACCTGGATCAGGGCGAAATTATCTTAACCGTGTCTGAAGACCTGGACTGTTCTGGTTTGCCCGAAATCGATACCGAGATTTGTGTCTACGACGAGGGATTTATCTGCGGGCTGCTCGAAAGCTTTACCGGCTTGAATTTTAAAGTCAAGGAAATCGACTGCTGGTGCACCGGCGACCGCACCTGCCGCTTTCGCGCAGAGGTTCTTTCTCCATCACAATAA
- a CDS encoding GGDEF/response regulator receiver domain protein — protein MEKSSPGTHPSLQQALQLLDQFRALITDAQEVALQTSGDSQWAIYEEALRALLEIRRLAIALGKGELSYEIKAKGTLAGALKSLQANLRHLSWQTQRVSQGDFTQRVEFMGEFATAFNEMVSQLDAMARELQTQQDELVRRNDILILEVAERERAEAAEREQRQLAEALQAAAMALNATLDYEQVLDIMLDRIGDLIAYDSAVIMEVEGMQARVRRAKNYHRYGEEVEKRVLASCFDIPKTPNLFTMFTTLKPLVISDVDHYPGWDRHKTGNPVRSWIGSPIYAHGQVLAFFSLDKLEPNYYQEKHAHKLEMFANHAALAMVNARLFQEIQRLAITDTLTGLYNRRYFFERACHEFTRSCRYHHPITLVMLDLDHFKSVNDTYGHPAGDLVLQTISRLVLQTVRKIDLVARFGGEEIILLLPETTPQAGERLAERLRQKIAATRIPVNNHSISITASFGVCGGNPTDCNLEPQRAIETLIELADQALYQAKQGGRNQVCLMLPNFAPTTSQ, from the coding sequence ATGGAAAAATCGTCTCCTGGTACGCACCCCTCTCTTCAACAGGCGCTCCAGCTTTTGGATCAGTTTCGCGCCTTGATCACCGATGCTCAAGAGGTAGCGTTGCAAACCAGCGGCGATTCCCAATGGGCAATCTACGAAGAAGCCCTGCGCGCCCTGTTGGAAATCCGTCGCCTGGCGATTGCGCTGGGCAAAGGTGAACTCTCCTACGAAATCAAAGCCAAAGGAACATTAGCCGGCGCCTTAAAATCACTCCAGGCAAACCTGCGCCACCTTAGCTGGCAAACCCAGCGGGTAAGCCAGGGGGATTTTACCCAACGGGTTGAGTTTATGGGTGAATTTGCGACCGCATTCAATGAGATGGTATCTCAATTGGATGCCATGGCAAGGGAGTTGCAAACTCAGCAGGATGAACTGGTGCGCCGTAACGACATCCTGATCCTGGAAGTCGCCGAGCGGGAACGCGCCGAGGCCGCTGAACGCGAACAACGTCAGTTAGCCGAAGCGCTACAAGCTGCGGCAATGGCATTAAACGCCACTTTAGATTACGAACAGGTTTTGGATATTATGTTAGATCGAATTGGTGACCTGATCGCTTACGACTCAGCGGTCATCATGGAGGTTGAGGGGATGCAAGCTCGCGTGCGCCGCGCGAAGAACTATCACCGCTATGGCGAGGAGGTCGAAAAACGCGTATTGGCATCCTGTTTTGACATTCCCAAAACGCCCAACCTGTTCACCATGTTTACCACCCTGAAACCATTGGTGATTTCTGATGTGGATCATTACCCAGGGTGGGACCGGCATAAAACCGGCAACCCGGTGCGCTCATGGATTGGCTCACCCATCTATGCGCATGGTCAGGTTCTGGCCTTCTTTTCATTGGATAAGCTAGAACCCAATTACTACCAGGAGAAACACGCTCATAAACTCGAGATGTTTGCCAATCATGCTGCGCTGGCAATGGTCAATGCGCGCCTCTTTCAGGAAATCCAACGCCTGGCAATCACCGACACGTTAACCGGACTGTATAACCGCCGCTACTTCTTCGAGCGCGCCTGCCATGAATTTACTCGATCTTGCCGCTATCATCATCCAATCACCCTGGTCATGCTCGACCTCGACCACTTCAAGTCGGTCAACGACACGTATGGGCATCCGGCTGGAGATCTGGTCTTGCAGACCATCAGTCGTCTGGTGCTTCAAACGGTGCGTAAAATCGATCTCGTTGCCCGCTTTGGTGGCGAGGAAATCATCTTGCTCCTGCCGGAAACTACTCCTCAGGCTGGCGAAAGACTTGCTGAACGCTTACGCCAAAAAATTGCCGCAACCCGCATTCCTGTCAACAACCATTCAATCTCGATCACAGCAAGCTTTGGCGTGTGCGGTGGTAACCCGACCGATTGCAATCTGGAACCGCAACGGGCGATTGAAACTTTAATCGAACTCGCCGATCAAGCCCTCTATCAAGCCAAACAGGGCGGGCGGAACCAGGTGTGTCTGATGCTTCCCAACTTCGCACCGACCACCTCTCAATAA
- a CDS encoding Acetylornithine aminotransferase codes for MSHPHSEFLEQMKRIPEVLAPSLAEDWPKLPVVKAEGAYLYTADGRRYLDFTSGIAVTNLGHGHPRVLEAARRQMEEMVHSAVGVTIHKSLLDLCEALPKVLPGEMDMFFFGNSGAEAVEGAIKLARYFSGRPGIIAFEGGFHGRTYGAASVTSVKAKYRNHYEPFVPSIYFVPYPYAYRCPLGSTPEKALEWTLLSIERLFQHQIPPSQVAAFLVEPIQGEGGYIVPPRDFLPALRKICDQHGILLILDEVQTGFGRTGEMFACQHSGIVPDILAIAKGIANGFPLSATVASRKLMSQWLPGAHGTTYGGNPIACAAALATLQVIQEENLLENARRMGKRFLDGLNVLKKKYPIIGEVRGLGLMLAMEFVYPDRDKQPNPEAAFNLLNAMLEQGLVAYMAGTVGQVVRYIPPLIVTAEQVDEALAITEKGLATL; via the coding sequence ATGTCTCATCCTCACTCCGAGTTCCTCGAACAAATGAAACGCATCCCCGAAGTCCTTGCCCCCAGCCTGGCAGAAGACTGGCCGAAACTGCCAGTGGTCAAAGCCGAGGGTGCGTACCTATATACTGCTGATGGCAGGCGCTACCTGGATTTCACTTCCGGGATCGCAGTCACCAATCTCGGCCATGGTCATCCCCGTGTTTTAGAAGCTGCCAGGCGCCAAATGGAGGAAATGGTTCATAGCGCAGTTGGCGTTACGATTCACAAATCTCTGCTCGATCTCTGCGAAGCTCTACCAAAAGTTCTACCGGGTGAGATGGACATGTTCTTCTTCGGCAATAGTGGCGCAGAAGCAGTAGAAGGCGCCATCAAACTCGCCCGTTATTTCAGTGGTCGACCGGGCATCATCGCTTTTGAAGGGGGTTTTCATGGGCGCACCTACGGAGCAGCTTCGGTTACCTCTGTCAAAGCCAAGTACCGCAATCATTACGAGCCTTTCGTCCCCAGCATTTATTTTGTCCCTTACCCGTATGCCTATCGCTGCCCACTTGGCTCTACGCCCGAAAAAGCGCTGGAATGGACATTGCTGAGCATTGAACGCCTGTTCCAACATCAGATTCCCCCTTCCCAGGTAGCAGCTTTCCTGGTCGAACCCATCCAGGGCGAAGGAGGTTACATCGTCCCACCGCGCGATTTCCTGCCAGCTCTGCGCAAAATCTGCGACCAACATGGTATCCTGTTAATCCTTGATGAAGTACAAACCGGCTTTGGACGCACGGGCGAGATGTTTGCCTGTCAACACAGCGGCATCGTGCCCGACATTCTGGCGATCGCCAAAGGTATCGCCAATGGCTTTCCGCTGAGCGCCACGGTTGCCAGCCGTAAACTGATGAGCCAGTGGTTGCCCGGCGCTCATGGAACAACCTATGGTGGCAATCCCATCGCCTGCGCGGCCGCCCTCGCAACCCTGCAAGTGATTCAAGAAGAAAACCTGCTCGAAAACGCTCGCCGAATGGGCAAGCGCTTCCTGGATGGTTTAAACGTTTTGAAGAAGAAATACCCCATCATCGGCGAGGTACGCGGTTTGGGACTGATGCTGGCAATGGAGTTTGTGTATCCCGATCGCGATAAGCAACCCAACCCCGAAGCGGCTTTCAACCTGCTGAATGCCATGCTAGAACAAGGTCTGGTGGCTTATATGGCTGGAACAGTTGGACAAGTCGTGCGCTACATTCCCCCTCTGATTGTCACCGCCGAGCAGGTTGATGAAGCGCTCGCCATCACCGAGAAAGGGTTAGCTACTTTGTAG
- a CDS encoding Methionine synthase I, cobalamin-binding domain, translated as MPDSRYDESFGKVLSNIPFQVDRAVLRRNLRLKPGSHHLGELDHLIDQAEQIGKPKAMLRMVYIDEKGENWVQLNGRRLISRVLRVNLEEAQRAFIFVATAGVELDAWSRTISDLLHRFWADAIQEVALETARRALHQYLVQRFHPGLLSEMHPGSLEDWPLSAQDDLFALLGDVTGSIGVSMTESKLMSPVKSVSGIAFPTQTHFTSCQLCPRENCRARQAPFDRTLFEKRYGLASL; from the coding sequence ATGCCCGACTCACGATATGATGAATCCTTCGGAAAAGTCCTGAGCAATATCCCTTTCCAGGTTGACCGCGCCGTCCTGCGGCGAAATTTACGCCTCAAGCCCGGCAGCCATCACCTTGGCGAACTCGACCATCTTATCGATCAGGCTGAGCAAATCGGTAAACCCAAAGCCATGTTGCGCATGGTTTACATAGATGAAAAGGGGGAAAACTGGGTGCAATTGAATGGACGGCGTCTGATCAGCCGGGTATTGCGTGTCAATCTCGAAGAAGCTCAGCGCGCCTTTATCTTTGTCGCCACCGCCGGCGTAGAACTTGACGCCTGGTCTAGAACCATCTCAGACCTGCTGCATCGCTTTTGGGCAGACGCGATTCAAGAGGTTGCCCTGGAAACTGCCCGCAGGGCTTTACACCAATATCTCGTCCAACGCTTTCATCCAGGCTTGCTCTCGGAAATGCACCCCGGCTCTCTGGAAGACTGGCCGTTGAGCGCTCAAGACGATCTTTTCGCTCTACTCGGAGATGTAACAGGCAGTATTGGTGTGTCTATGACTGAAAGTAAATTAATGTCCCCCGTCAAGTCGGTTTCGGGCATTGCCTTTCCTACCCAGACTCATTTCACCAGTTGCCAGCTCTGTCCGCGTGAAAACTGCCGTGCCCGTCAGGCACCTTTTGATCGTACCTTATTCGAAAAACGCTACGGCCTGGCTTCCCTATAA